The following proteins come from a genomic window of Sardina pilchardus chromosome 1, fSarPil1.1, whole genome shotgun sequence:
- the LOC134074166 gene encoding protocadherin Fat 2-like yields MKTANTMVVVNVADVNEPPVFHAVAYSRVISNEMPPGYPVVKVEATDPDVGDKLSYSLVEPSSMFAVEPSSGQVYVVSVAGESGKVNLQVKVEDQQGLYDTAKVEVTIEDVSNSVTISLNQPQDVVMDKVMEMKEALQRALGLDVEILTVTEGSNGETLLMLIARETSGNILPAEDLKNELINGKEKVQTELAVVFGPDVDFDFDVIEKDSDMTMTIVLATVIPVIGIALIIAAVWAIRRQRRHKAERRKSDISLDVRDHH; encoded by the exons ATGAAGACAGCAAACACCATG GTGGTGGTTAATGTGGCAGATGTGAACGAGCCTCCAGTGTTCCATGCTGTAGCGTACTCACGCGTGATCTCCAATGAGATGCCACCTGGCTATCCTGTTGTGAAAGTCGAG GCCACAGACCCTGATGTGGGGGACAAATTGAGTTACTCCCTGGTGGAGCCCAGTTCCATGTTTGCTGTAgagccctctagtggccagGTGTATGTAGTGTCAGTAGCTGGTGAGAGTGGGAAGGTGAACCTGCAGGTGAAGGTAGAAGACCAGCAGGGACTCTACGACACAGCAAAAGTAGAG GTGACTATCGAAGACGTCAGCAACTCTGTGACTATTTCCCTGAACCAGCCTCAGGATGTGGTGATGGACAAGGTTATGGAGATGAAAGA GGCACTCCAGAGAGCACTTGGATTGGATGTGGAGATCCTTACTGTGACTGAAGGGAGTAATGGAGAGACACTTCTCATGCTAATCGCCAGGGAAACAAGTGGCAACATACTTCCAGCTGAGGACCTCAAAAA TGAATTGATTAATGGAAAGGAGAAGGTACAGACAGAGCTGGCAGTGGTCTTTGGGCCTGACGTGGACTTTGACTTTGACGTTATTGAAAAGGATTCGGACATGACCATGACTATTGTCCTTGCAACAGTGATACCTGTGATTGGCATCGCTTTGATAATAGCAGCAGTTTG GGCAATACGAAGACAGAGAAGGCATAAAGCTGAACGAAG GAAAAGTGACATTTCACTTGACGTCAGGGATCATCATTAA